Proteins encoded together in one Pseudoroseomonas cervicalis window:
- a CDS encoding WD40 repeat domain-containing protein has product MSETMGGVSDADFLLQTRGASQELGAWVVSVAFAADAPGPAFALGDGTLRLSRPEAGAEWASVAAHDGACLDMVADVAGGFLTGGDDGKLNHVTAGGEIREIADFGMMKWVEHLATHPSGLRAASVGKVVHILDKAGAKLKALTHPSSVGGVAFDAKGKRIAAGHYNGASLWFVNSKDDKPRVLPWKGSHQLVAFSPDGTHVVTSMQENALHGWRLTDQQDMRMSGYPTKIKSFSFSGGKGRWLATAGADCVVLWPFFAGGPMGKPPLELAGGDGVLCTQVACHPQHEVVAAGFQDGLVLMAEIGSGKIVPIAAPGRGAVSALAWNASGTQLAFGTETGFAGVVDLSKR; this is encoded by the coding sequence ATGAGCGAGACGATGGGCGGCGTGTCCGACGCCGATTTCCTGCTGCAGACCCGCGGCGCCTCGCAGGAGCTGGGCGCCTGGGTGGTGTCGGTGGCCTTCGCCGCCGACGCGCCCGGCCCGGCCTTCGCCCTCGGCGACGGCACGCTGCGCCTCTCCCGCCCCGAGGCGGGCGCCGAATGGGCCAGCGTCGCCGCGCATGACGGCGCCTGCCTGGACATGGTGGCCGATGTGGCGGGCGGGTTCCTGACCGGTGGCGACGATGGCAAGCTGAACCACGTCACCGCCGGCGGCGAGATCCGCGAGATCGCCGATTTCGGCATGATGAAATGGGTGGAGCATCTGGCCACCCATCCGTCCGGGTTGCGCGCCGCCTCGGTGGGCAAGGTGGTGCACATCCTGGACAAGGCGGGGGCGAAGCTGAAGGCGCTGACCCACCCCTCCAGCGTCGGCGGCGTCGCCTTCGACGCCAAGGGCAAGCGCATCGCCGCCGGGCACTACAACGGCGCCAGCCTGTGGTTCGTCAACAGCAAGGACGACAAGCCGCGCGTGCTGCCCTGGAAGGGCAGCCACCAGCTGGTGGCCTTCAGCCCGGACGGCACGCATGTGGTGACCTCGATGCAGGAGAACGCCCTGCATGGCTGGCGGCTGACCGACCAGCAGGACATGCGCATGTCCGGCTACCCCACCAAGATCAAGAGCTTCTCCTTCAGTGGCGGCAAGGGGCGGTGGCTGGCGACGGCGGGCGCCGATTGCGTGGTGCTGTGGCCCTTCTTCGCCGGCGGGCCGATGGGCAAGCCGCCGCTGGAACTGGCCGGGGGCGATGGCGTGCTCTGCACCCAGGTCGCCTGCCATCCGCAGCATGAGGTGGTGGCAGCCGGCTTCCAGGACGGCCTGGTGCTGATGGCCGAGATCGGCAGCGGCAAGATCGTGCCGATCGCGGCGCCGGGCCGCGGCGCCGTCTCGGCGCTGGCCTGGAACGCCTCGGGCACGCAGCTGGCCTTCGGGACGGAGACCGGCTTCGCGGGCGTCGTCGATCTTTCCAAGAGATAA
- a CDS encoding LysE family translocator, producing the protein MSATLALLAMLGTLLLGAISPGPSFVLVSRIAVTQSRARGLAAALGMGLGGALFATLALLGLVALLLQVEALALLIRVAGGLYLMWLGWRIWRGADAPLAMEAHAQAGMGASAAARGGLGRAFLLALGTQLSNPKTALFYGSIFAALLPQGMPGWLPIVLPPLVFLVEAGWYALVAVAFSAATPRAAYLRSKGWLDRAAGAVMAALGLRLLLSR; encoded by the coding sequence ATGTCCGCGACCCTCGCCCTGCTGGCCATGCTGGGCACCCTCCTGCTCGGGGCGATCAGCCCCGGGCCAAGCTTCGTCCTGGTGAGCCGCATCGCCGTCACCCAATCCCGCGCCCGCGGGCTGGCGGCGGCGCTCGGCATGGGGCTGGGGGGCGCGCTGTTTGCCACCCTGGCGCTGCTCGGCCTCGTCGCGCTGCTGCTGCAGGTGGAGGCGCTGGCCCTGCTGATCCGCGTGGCCGGCGGGCTGTATCTGATGTGGCTGGGCTGGCGCATCTGGCGCGGCGCCGACGCGCCGCTGGCGATGGAGGCGCATGCCCAGGCCGGGATGGGGGCCAGCGCCGCGGCGCGGGGCGGGCTCGGCCGTGCCTTCCTGCTGGCGCTGGGCACCCAGCTCAGCAACCCGAAGACGGCGCTGTTCTATGGCAGCATCTTCGCGGCCCTGCTGCCGCAGGGCATGCCGGGCTGGCTGCCCATCGTGCTGCCGCCGCTGGTCTTTCTGGTGGAGGCCGGGTGGTACGCGCTGGTGGCCGTGGCGTTTTCCGCCGCCACGCCGCGCGCCGCCTATCTGCGCAGCAAAGGCTGGCTGGACCGCGCGGCCGGCGCGGTGATGGCCGCCCTCGGGCTGCGCCTGCTCCTCTCCCGCTGA
- a CDS encoding GTP-binding protein — protein sequence MSDNATVPVTVLTGYLGAGKTTLLNRILTENHGKKFAVVINEFGELGVDNDLVIDADEEVFEMNNGCICCTVRGDLVRILGGLMKRRGKFDGIIVETTGLANPAPVAQTFFMDEDVKRATRLDAIVTVVDAKNLLARLEDSSEAEEQIAFADLIVLNKMDLVSEEEAAEVERRIRAINPYAELQRATKSDVPVESVIGREAFSLERILEREPDFLTSDEHEHNEDVMSMSFEVSKPIDPEKFNAWIGQLLQSKGQDLLRTKGILAYQGEENRFAFQAVHMIADGDFIGPWKEGEPRKSKLVFIGRNLNRPQLRRGFEGCVAE from the coding sequence ATGAGCGACAACGCCACCGTCCCCGTCACCGTGCTGACCGGCTATCTCGGCGCCGGCAAGACCACGCTGCTGAACCGCATCCTCACCGAGAACCACGGCAAGAAATTCGCCGTTGTGATCAACGAGTTCGGGGAGCTCGGCGTGGACAACGACCTCGTCATCGATGCCGATGAGGAGGTGTTCGAGATGAACAATGGCTGCATCTGCTGCACCGTGCGCGGCGATCTGGTGCGCATCCTGGGCGGGCTGATGAAGCGCCGCGGCAAATTCGACGGCATCATCGTCGAGACCACCGGCCTGGCCAACCCCGCCCCCGTCGCCCAGACCTTCTTCATGGATGAGGACGTCAAGCGCGCCACGCGCCTCGACGCCATCGTCACCGTGGTCGATGCCAAGAACCTGCTGGCCCGGCTCGAGGACAGCTCCGAGGCCGAGGAGCAGATCGCCTTCGCCGACCTGATCGTGCTGAACAAGATGGACCTGGTGAGCGAGGAGGAGGCCGCCGAGGTCGAGCGCCGCATCCGCGCCATCAACCCCTATGCCGAGCTGCAGCGCGCCACCAAGTCGGACGTGCCGGTGGAGAGCGTGATCGGCCGCGAGGCCTTCAGCCTGGAGCGCATCCTGGAGCGCGAGCCGGACTTCCTGACCTCCGACGAGCATGAGCACAATGAGGACGTGATGAGCATGTCCTTCGAGGTGTCCAAGCCGATCGACCCGGAGAAGTTCAACGCCTGGATCGGCCAGCTGCTGCAGAGCAAGGGGCAGGACCTGCTGCGCACCAAGGGCATCCTGGCCTATCAGGGGGAGGAGAACCGCTTCGCCTTCCAGGCCGTGCACATGATCGCCGATGGCGATTTCATCGGCCCCTGGAAGGAGGGCGAGCCGCGCAAGTCGAAGCTCGTCTTCATCGGCCGCAACCTGAACCGCCCGCAGCTGCGCCGCGGCTTCGAGGGCTGCGTGGCCGAATGA
- a CDS encoding tripartite tricarboxylate transporter substrate binding protein: protein MLLGRRALSLGLLGSTASLGASLGAARAQSAWPDRPLRWVVGYPPGGPSDTYARLVAAYITPRLGQNMVVENRVGGGAVLASETVARATPDGYTLLHTDNGNLVYNPALYGRLPYDPDRDLTGVGFIGRFPLFLVVRPDSAIRSFEDYVAASRTRAPTYGSPAVASPHHLAMEMLKRRVGFEATHVPYRGGPAAMQDLLSGTVDSVLIDCATGIPFLRDNKARGLLVMSEARSAQAPEVPTTGELGIDRAIAFGWQAMSAPTGTPAAVIERLNAELRAAVASDAMQERMRGLGIESAPWSPTEFNEFVARENAEWRPLIRELGIRLDS, encoded by the coding sequence ATGCTGCTGGGTCGACGCGCGCTTTCGCTGGGTCTGCTGGGATCCACCGCCAGCCTGGGCGCCAGCCTGGGCGCCGCCCGCGCGCAATCCGCCTGGCCGGACCGGCCGCTGCGCTGGGTGGTGGGCTACCCGCCCGGCGGGCCGAGCGACACCTATGCCCGGCTGGTCGCCGCCTACATCACCCCGCGCCTGGGTCAGAACATGGTGGTGGAGAACCGGGTCGGCGGCGGCGCCGTGCTGGCCAGCGAGACGGTGGCCCGCGCCACCCCCGATGGCTACACCCTGCTGCACACCGACAATGGCAATCTGGTCTACAACCCTGCCCTCTATGGCCGGCTGCCCTATGACCCGGATCGCGACCTGACCGGGGTCGGCTTCATCGGCCGCTTCCCGCTCTTCCTGGTGGTGCGGCCGGACAGCGCCATCCGCAGCTTCGAGGATTACGTCGCCGCCTCCCGCACGCGCGCGCCGACCTATGGCTCGCCCGCCGTCGCCTCCCCCCACCATCTGGCGATGGAGATGCTGAAGCGCCGCGTCGGCTTCGAGGCGACCCATGTCCCCTATCGCGGCGGCCCCGCCGCCATGCAGGATCTGCTCTCCGGCACGGTGGACAGCGTGCTGATCGACTGCGCCACCGGCATCCCCTTCCTGCGCGACAACAAGGCGCGCGGGCTGCTGGTGATGTCGGAAGCCCGCTCCGCCCAGGCGCCGGAGGTGCCGACTACCGGGGAGCTGGGCATCGACCGCGCCATCGCCTTCGGCTGGCAGGCCATGTCGGCCCCCACCGGCACGCCGGCGGCGGTGATCGAACGCCTGAACGCGGAACTCCGCGCCGCCGTGGCGTCGGACGCCATGCAGGAGCGGATGCGGGGGCTGGGGATCGAGAGCGCGCCCTGGTCGCCCACGGAGTTCAACGAATTCGTGGCGCGGGAGAATGCCGAATGGCGGCCGCTGATCCGGGAGCTGGGGATCAGGCTGGATTCTTAA
- a CDS encoding adenosine kinase gives MTATTFDILGIGNAILDVQARAEDAFLAAQGMVKGSMALIDTDRAEAIYAAMGPGIESSGGSAGNTCAVAATLGARVAYLGKVAEDTLGQAFAHDIRAAGVTFPTAPLTGGAPTARSLILVTPDGQRTMNTYLGACVTFSEDDLDEAMIASAAVTYMEGYLFDPPAAQAAFRRAAAVAHQAGRQVSLSLSDPFCVGRHRDAFRALVARQVDILFANEDEIISLYEADSFEAAMQAVRQEVGLAALTRSEKGSVIVAGDQTIEIAAEPTKVVDTTGAGDAYAAGFLAALTKGHALAECGRWGSIAAAECIGHFGARPQADLKALVGAK, from the coding sequence ATGACGGCCACCACCTTCGACATCCTGGGCATCGGCAATGCCATTCTCGACGTGCAGGCGCGCGCCGAGGATGCCTTCCTGGCCGCCCAGGGCATGGTGAAGGGCAGCATGGCGCTGATCGACACCGACCGGGCCGAGGCGATCTACGCCGCCATGGGCCCCGGCATCGAGAGCAGCGGCGGCTCCGCCGGCAACACCTGCGCCGTCGCGGCGACGCTCGGCGCCCGTGTCGCCTATCTCGGCAAGGTGGCCGAGGACACGCTGGGCCAGGCCTTCGCCCACGACATCCGCGCCGCCGGCGTCACCTTCCCCACCGCCCCGCTCACCGGCGGCGCGCCGACCGCGCGCTCCCTGATCCTGGTGACGCCGGATGGGCAGCGCACCATGAACACCTATCTCGGCGCCTGCGTGACCTTCAGCGAGGACGACCTGGACGAGGCGATGATCGCCTCCGCCGCGGTCACCTACATGGAAGGCTACCTGTTCGACCCGCCGGCGGCGCAGGCCGCCTTCCGCCGCGCCGCCGCCGTGGCGCACCAGGCGGGGCGCCAGGTCTCGCTCTCGCTCTCCGACCCGTTCTGCGTCGGCCGCCACCGCGACGCCTTCCGCGCCCTGGTCGCCCGCCAGGTCGACATCCTCTTCGCCAATGAGGACGAGATCATCAGCCTCTACGAGGCCGACAGCTTCGAGGCGGCGATGCAGGCGGTGCGGCAGGAGGTTGGGCTGGCCGCCCTGACGCGCTCGGAGAAGGGCAGCGTCATCGTGGCCGGCGACCAGACCATCGAGATCGCCGCCGAGCCGACCAAGGTCGTCGACACCACCGGCGCCGGCGATGCCTATGCCGCCGGCTTCCTGGCGGCGCTGACCAAGGGCCATGCCCTGGCCGAATGCGGCCGCTGGGGTTCCATCGCCGCGGCCGAGTGCATCGGCCATTTCGGCGCCCGCCCGCAGGCCGATCTGAAGGCGCTGGTCGGCGCGAAGTAA
- a CDS encoding AEC family transporter — MGPWLDAFVATFGMIALGAVLRRKLLPDVAIWAGMEKLVFTILLPALLVSSIGAVDLARLPLGSLAATIWGTLLIGTALSFALARALRHGHATTTSILQGGIRYNNLLAFAVAGAVHGAPGIAFGGIATGLIVPCVQVIITIAFAMGGQTRPDPLRVLRQIATNPLILACAAGLLLALLGGPPPGLGGLLRGLAQGSLAVGLLCVGAALTPGAMRAQPLTQALTGGLKLFVMPAIAVLLARLLGLDPLAASIAILFMAQPTASTAYVQARAMGGDAPLMAAMITTQHVAAMLTLPIWVWLLAR; from the coding sequence ATGGGGCCGTGGCTCGACGCCTTCGTGGCGACCTTCGGCATGATCGCCCTCGGCGCCGTGCTGCGCCGCAAGCTGCTGCCGGATGTCGCCATCTGGGCGGGGATGGAGAAGCTGGTCTTTACCATCCTGCTGCCGGCGCTGCTGGTCTCCTCGATCGGGGCGGTGGATCTGGCCAGGCTGCCGCTGGGCAGCCTGGCTGCCACCATCTGGGGCACGCTGCTGATCGGCACGGCGCTGTCCTTCGCGCTCGCCCGCGCGCTGCGGCATGGGCATGCCACCACCACCTCCATCCTGCAGGGCGGCATCCGCTACAACAACCTGCTGGCCTTCGCCGTCGCCGGCGCGGTGCATGGCGCGCCCGGCATCGCCTTTGGCGGCATCGCCACCGGGCTGATCGTGCCCTGCGTGCAGGTGATCATCACCATCGCCTTCGCCATGGGCGGCCAGACCAGGCCCGACCCGCTGCGGGTGCTGCGGCAGATCGCCACCAACCCGCTGATCCTGGCCTGCGCCGCCGGGCTGCTGCTGGCGCTGCTGGGCGGCCCGCCGCCGGGGCTGGGCGGGCTGCTGCGCGGGCTGGCGCAAGGGTCGCTGGCGGTCGGGCTGCTCTGCGTCGGCGCGGCGCTGACGCCGGGCGCCATGCGCGCCCAGCCGCTGACCCAGGCGCTGACCGGCGGGCTGAAGCTGTTCGTCATGCCGGCCATCGCCGTGCTGCTGGCGCGGCTGCTGGGGCTGGATCCGCTGGCGGCCTCCATCGCCATCCTGTTCATGGCGCAGCCCACCGCCTCCACCGCCTATGTCCAGGCCCGCGCCATGGGCGGCGACGCGCCGCTGATGGCGGCCATGATCACCACCCAGCATGTCGCCGCCATGCTGACCCTGCCGATCTGGGTCTGGCTGCTGGCGCGCTGA
- the trpB gene encoding tryptophan synthase subunit beta, whose product MNKPLPNSLRQGPDGRGRFGQFGGRFVAETLMPVIQEVEQAYNEARNDPAFMAEWRRLLKDYVGRPSPLWLCERLTEHLGGAKVYFKREELNHTGAHKINAVLGQIMLAKRMGKPRIIAETGAGQHGVATATACALFGLKCVVYMGATDVERQQPNVFRMKLLGAEVVPVTSGAGTLKDAMNEGLRDWVANVSDTYYCIGTVAGPAPFPQMVRDFQCVIGEETREQILAAEGRLPDALVCAVGGGSSAMGLFHPFLDDEGVAIYGVEAAGRGLESGEHAAAIGGGRPGVLHGNRTYLLQDNHGQITEAHSISAGLDYPGIGPEHSWLHEIGRVNYVSVTDQEALEAFQLCSRLEGIIPALESAHGLAHVMKLAPTMDKDSIIVLNLSGRGDKDIFTVAKHLGETL is encoded by the coding sequence GTGAACAAGCCTCTGCCAAATTCTCTGCGCCAGGGCCCGGATGGGCGCGGTCGCTTCGGTCAGTTCGGTGGCCGCTTCGTCGCCGAAACGCTGATGCCCGTCATCCAGGAGGTCGAGCAGGCCTACAATGAGGCCCGCAACGACCCGGCCTTCATGGCGGAGTGGCGACGCTTGCTCAAAGACTATGTCGGCCGGCCCAGCCCGCTCTGGCTGTGCGAGCGGCTGACCGAGCATCTCGGCGGCGCGAAGGTCTACTTCAAGCGCGAGGAGCTGAACCACACCGGCGCGCACAAGATCAACGCCGTGCTGGGCCAGATCATGCTGGCCAAGCGCATGGGCAAGCCGCGCATCATCGCCGAGACCGGGGCGGGCCAGCATGGCGTCGCCACCGCCACGGCCTGCGCGCTGTTCGGGCTGAAATGCGTCGTCTACATGGGCGCGACCGATGTCGAGCGGCAGCAGCCCAACGTGTTCCGCATGAAGCTGCTGGGGGCGGAGGTCGTCCCCGTCACCTCCGGCGCCGGCACGCTGAAGGACGCGATGAATGAGGGGCTGCGCGACTGGGTCGCCAATGTCTCGGACACCTATTACTGCATCGGCACCGTCGCCGGCCCGGCGCCCTTCCCGCAGATGGTGCGCGACTTCCAGTGCGTGATCGGCGAGGAGACGCGCGAGCAGATCCTGGCCGCCGAAGGCCGCCTGCCGGATGCGCTGGTCTGCGCCGTCGGCGGCGGCTCCTCGGCCATGGGGCTGTTCCACCCCTTCCTCGACGATGAGGGCGTGGCGATCTATGGCGTCGAGGCGGCCGGGCGCGGCCTGGAAAGCGGCGAGCACGCGGCGGCCATCGGCGGTGGCCGCCCGGGCGTGCTGCATGGCAACCGCACCTATCTGCTGCAGGACAATCACGGCCAGATCACCGAGGCGCATTCGATCTCGGCCGGGCTCGACTATCCGGGCATCGGGCCGGAGCATTCCTGGCTGCACGAGATCGGCCGGGTGAACTATGTCAGCGTCACCGACCAGGAGGCGCTGGAGGCCTTCCAGCTCTGCTCGCGGCTGGAGGGCATCATCCCCGCCCTCGAATCCGCCCACGGCCTGGCGCATGTCATGAAGCTGGCGCCGACGATGGACAAGGACAGCATCATCGTCCTGAACCTGTCCGGCCGGGGCGACAAGGACATCTTCACCGTGGCCAAGCATCTGGGAGAAACGCTGTGA
- the trpA gene encoding tryptophan synthase subunit alpha, whose translation MSRIATRFAQLKAEGRGALMPFLEAYDPDPATSMALLRGLPGAGADLIELGVPFTDPMADGPTVQMAGQRALKAGGTLCGALAMVRDFRREDDETPVVLMGYYNPILSYGVERFCVDAGASGVDGLIIVDLPPEEADEVTGPAAANGLDLIRLIAPTTDEVRLPKVLAGTSGFIYYVAITGITGTRSASRDALAEAIPKVRKFTDLPIAIGFGVRTPQQAAEAVQIADGAVVASALIDTLAKSLDEQGRARPDTVRKVLDQVRELAEAVQNARVTA comes from the coding sequence GTGAGCCGCATCGCCACGCGCTTCGCGCAGCTCAAGGCCGAGGGCCGCGGCGCGCTGATGCCCTTCCTCGAGGCCTATGATCCCGACCCCGCCACCTCCATGGCCCTGCTGCGCGGCCTGCCGGGGGCGGGGGCGGACCTCATCGAGCTCGGCGTGCCCTTCACCGACCCGATGGCGGATGGCCCGACCGTGCAGATGGCCGGGCAGCGCGCGCTGAAGGCCGGCGGCACGCTGTGCGGCGCGCTGGCCATGGTGCGCGATTTCCGCCGCGAGGATGACGAGACCCCGGTGGTGCTGATGGGCTACTACAACCCCATCCTCTCCTACGGGGTGGAGCGTTTCTGCGTCGATGCCGGGGCTTCCGGCGTCGACGGCCTGATCATCGTCGACCTGCCGCCCGAGGAGGCCGACGAGGTCACCGGCCCCGCCGCCGCCAACGGCCTCGACCTGATCCGGCTGATCGCGCCGACGACGGATGAGGTGCGGCTGCCCAAGGTGCTCGCCGGCACCAGCGGCTTCATCTACTACGTCGCCATCACCGGCATCACAGGCACGCGCAGCGCCTCGCGCGATGCGCTGGCCGAGGCGATCCCGAAGGTGCGGAAATTCACCGACCTGCCGATCGCCATCGGCTTCGGCGTGCGCACGCCGCAGCAGGCGGCGGAGGCGGTGCAGATCGCCGATGGCGCCGTGGTGGCCTCGGCGCTGATCGACACGCTGGCCAAGTCGCTGGACGAGCAGGGCCGGGCGCGACCCGATACCGTGCGCAAGGTGCTCGACCAGGTGCGGGAGCTGGCCGAGGCGGTGCAGAATGCGCGCGTGACGGCTTAA
- a CDS encoding phosphoribosylanthranilate isomerase translates to MADRVQVKVCGINDAEAYDAASRAGADMVGFVFYPPSPRFVSPEQAGALAARGGTGRRPLCVGLFVDASDEEIAAVLEEVPLGLLQLHGEETPERCAAIRARFGLPVMKALGIASEADFALLDAYAPVVDRFLLDAKPPRGASLPGGNAVSFDWSLLAGRAIPKPWMLAGGLTPVNVAAAIRATGAMAVDASSGLERTRGVKDPVLIATFVAHAHAAEAAAAETRG, encoded by the coding sequence ATGGCCGACCGGGTCCAGGTGAAGGTCTGCGGCATCAACGATGCGGAAGCCTATGACGCCGCCAGCCGCGCCGGCGCCGACATGGTGGGCTTCGTCTTCTACCCGCCCTCGCCACGCTTCGTCAGCCCGGAGCAGGCGGGCGCGCTGGCCGCCCGCGGCGGCACCGGGCGCCGGCCGCTCTGCGTCGGCCTCTTCGTCGATGCCAGCGACGAGGAGATCGCGGCGGTGCTGGAGGAAGTGCCGCTCGGCCTGCTGCAGCTGCACGGGGAGGAGACGCCGGAGCGCTGCGCCGCCATCCGCGCCCGCTTCGGCCTGCCGGTGATGAAGGCGCTCGGCATCGCCTCCGAGGCCGATTTCGCCCTGCTCGACGCCTATGCGCCCGTGGTCGACCGCTTCCTGCTGGACGCCAAGCCGCCCAGGGGCGCCAGCCTGCCGGGTGGCAACGCCGTCAGCTTCGACTGGTCGCTGCTGGCCGGGCGCGCCATCCCGAAGCCCTGGATGCTGGCGGGCGGGCTGACGCCGGTGAACGTCGCCGCCGCCATCCGCGCCACCGGGGCCATGGCGGTGGATGCCTCCTCCGGCCTGGAGCGCACGCGCGGGGTGAAGGACCCGGTGCTGATCGCCACCTTCGTCGCCCATGCCCATGCGGCCGAGGCGGCGGCGGCCGAAACAAGGGGGTAA
- a CDS encoding polymer-forming cytoskeletal protein yields MSLPPKPSQPPAGVGVPPRPPVNAAGGPAARPVAPAPVQERRTMVVGKGISLQGTVTDAERLVVEGTVESQMMHAAELNISHSGVFKGEVEVDDAEIAGTFDGTLTARNNLVIRATGKVLGVARCRRLQVEEGGQLSGRMEMLSDNGAPRPSYTAAAAPVPADEA; encoded by the coding sequence ATGTCCCTGCCGCCGAAGCCCAGCCAGCCGCCCGCCGGTGTCGGCGTGCCGCCGCGGCCGCCGGTGAACGCCGCCGGTGGCCCCGCCGCCCGCCCCGTCGCCCCCGCCCCGGTGCAGGAGCGCCGGACCATGGTGGTCGGCAAGGGCATCAGCCTGCAGGGCACGGTGACCGATGCCGAGCGCCTCGTGGTCGAGGGCACGGTCGAGAGCCAGATGATGCACGCGGCCGAGCTGAACATCAGCCATAGCGGCGTGTTCAAGGGCGAGGTCGAGGTGGACGATGCCGAGATCGCCGGCACCTTCGACGGCACGCTGACCGCCCGGAACAACCTGGTGATCCGCGCCACCGGCAAGGTGCTGGGCGTGGCCCGCTGCCGCCGCCTGCAGGTGGAGGAGGGCGGCCAGCTCTCCGGCCGCATGGAGATGCTGAGCGACAATGGCGCGCCGCGCCCCTCCTACACCGCCGCCGCGGCGCCGGTGCCGGCCGACGAGGCCTGA
- a CDS encoding aspartate aminotransferase family protein encodes MNQIHVSRPNDLDAFWMPYSDNRYFKSHPRLLARAEGMSYFTADGQEVIDGTAGLWCCNAGHGRREITEAIQKQAAIMDFAPTFQLGHPIAFEAASRVAEMTPAGLDRIFFTNSGSESADTALKIALAYQKARGQSQRVRLVGRERGYHGVGFGGMSVGGIGGNRKQFGAMLPYVDHLPHTHLPEQNAFAKGLPQHGAHLAEALENLVALHGDTIAAVMVEPMAGSTGVLVPPVGYLQRLRELCDKHGILLIFDEVITGFGRLGTNFGAERLGVTPDIMTMAKGLTNAAVPMGAVAVNNALYDTVVNGAPDGIELFHGYTYSGHPLAAAAAIATLALHKSEDLPGRAAAMEPYFEEAAHSLRGLPNVIDIRSIGLVTGIELSSRPGKPTARAVEVFRQCFDEGVLIRTTGDIIALSPPLIAEKSHIDRIFGTLSDAIRKAA; translated from the coding sequence ATGAACCAGATCCATGTCTCGCGCCCGAACGACCTCGATGCGTTCTGGATGCCCTATTCCGACAACCGCTACTTCAAGTCGCATCCGCGCCTGCTGGCGCGGGCCGAGGGCATGTCCTACTTCACCGCCGACGGGCAGGAGGTGATCGACGGCACCGCCGGCCTGTGGTGCTGCAATGCCGGCCATGGCCGCCGCGAGATCACCGAGGCGATCCAGAAGCAGGCGGCGATCATGGATTTCGCGCCGACCTTCCAGCTCGGCCACCCGATCGCCTTCGAGGCCGCCTCCCGCGTCGCCGAGATGACGCCGGCCGGGCTGGACCGCATCTTCTTCACCAATTCCGGCAGCGAGAGCGCCGACACCGCGCTGAAGATCGCGCTGGCCTACCAGAAGGCGCGCGGCCAGAGCCAGCGCGTGCGGCTGGTCGGGCGTGAGCGCGGCTATCACGGCGTGGGCTTCGGCGGCATGTCGGTGGGCGGCATCGGCGGCAACCGCAAGCAGTTCGGCGCCATGCTGCCCTATGTCGACCACCTGCCGCACACCCACCTGCCGGAGCAGAACGCCTTCGCGAAGGGCCTGCCGCAGCATGGCGCGCATCTGGCCGAAGCGCTGGAGAATCTGGTCGCCCTGCATGGCGACACCATCGCCGCCGTGATGGTCGAGCCGATGGCCGGCTCCACCGGCGTGCTGGTGCCGCCTGTCGGCTACCTGCAGCGGCTGCGCGAGCTGTGCGACAAGCACGGCATCCTGCTGATCTTCGACGAGGTCATCACCGGCTTCGGCCGCCTCGGCACCAATTTCGGCGCCGAGCGGCTGGGCGTGACGCCCGACATCATGACCATGGCCAAGGGGCTGACCAACGCCGCCGTGCCGATGGGCGCGGTGGCCGTGAACAACGCCCTCTACGACACGGTGGTGAATGGCGCGCCGGACGGGATCGAGCTGTTCCACGGCTACACCTATTCCGGCCACCCGCTGGCCGCCGCCGCCGCCATCGCCACCCTGGCGCTGCACAAATCGGAGGACCTGCCCGGCCGCGCCGCCGCCATGGAGCCCTATTTCGAGGAGGCGGCGCATTCGCTGCGCGGCCTGCCGAATGTCATCGACATCCGCTCCATCGGCCTGGTCACCGGCATCGAGCTATCCTCGCGCCCCGGCAAGCCGACGGCGCGCGCGGTCGAGGTGTTCCGCCAGTGCTTCGACGAGGGCGTGCTGATCCGCACCACCGGCGACATCATCGCCCTCTCCCCGCCGCTGATCGCCGAGAAGAGCCATATCGACCGGATCTTCGGCACGCTGTCGGACGCGATCCGGAAGGCGGCCTGA